In the genome of Mucisphaera calidilacus, one region contains:
- a CDS encoding type II secretion system protein, translated as MTTQPLSGRSRRGFTLIELLVVISIIALLIGILLPALGRTRIVAKQMQNATQLRGIHQGLVIHAQGNKDWYTGYNAQGEARESTRVGDVTLRAIGDTYWGTSIAHRLAETVASGYVTSEYLLHPSDPSEKYAYGGGDVDEYFDEKNFSYALNELGHPNHPRYEQNYLPAAVPAWRGTINGQTPVIADRLYKLIGNDEYDPDNYIGMYSNEPGQIEFGMAWNDGHTSVNSSVVVDNTVVHTIRNTKDLVYSRGHDSPVGNVQTGIESPHDPAEGSSIRMSSWNSMNLTQEAFYKLLDLEY; from the coding sequence ATGACGACTCAACCCCTATCTGGACGTTCCCGCCGCGGATTTACGCTCATCGAGTTGCTGGTGGTGATTTCGATCATCGCGCTGCTGATCGGCATTCTGCTTCCTGCGTTGGGCCGGACGCGGATCGTGGCGAAGCAGATGCAGAATGCCACGCAGCTGCGGGGGATCCATCAGGGTCTGGTGATTCATGCCCAGGGCAACAAGGACTGGTACACGGGGTATAACGCGCAGGGCGAAGCCCGTGAGTCAACGCGTGTCGGCGATGTGACGCTGCGTGCGATCGGCGACACCTACTGGGGCACGTCGATTGCGCATCGTCTGGCTGAGACGGTTGCCAGCGGGTACGTCACCAGTGAGTATCTGCTGCACCCGTCTGATCCTTCGGAAAAGTATGCCTACGGCGGGGGTGATGTGGATGAGTATTTCGACGAGAAGAATTTCTCGTACGCCCTCAACGAGTTGGGTCACCCCAACCATCCGCGGTACGAGCAGAACTATCTGCCGGCGGCGGTGCCGGCGTGGCGTGGCACGATCAACGGTCAGACGCCTGTGATCGCGGACCGGCTGTATAAACTGATTGGCAATGACGAGTATGACCCGGACAATTACATCGGCATGTATTCGAACGAGCCGGGTCAGATTGAGTTCGGGATGGCATGGAACGACGGGCATACGAGCGTGAACAGTTCGGTGGTGGTTGACAACACGGTGGTGCATACCATCAGGAACACGAAGGACCTGGTTTATTCGCGGGGGCATGACAGCCCGGTCGGGAACGTGCAGACGGGTATTGAGTCGCCTCACGACCCGGCGGAGGGGTCGTCGATCCGCATGTCGTCGTGGAACAGCATGAACCTGACACAAGAGGCTTTCTACAAGCTGCTTGACCTTGAGTATTGA
- a CDS encoding substrate-binding domain-containing protein encodes MPRRPIFTDVMDVLERRILEGDYMLKDLPGERKLAEEVGVSYMTARKAVLGLIEKNVLTRKDNGALAIHPRYHAKQSRCQVALLSPAYPSAHFMHCRLAISRSAEKHDVQFRPVEYMHWYDPAVKEALQGSDGLLVIPSTEPMPPQVLKEFASHDHKVVFLDDDMTDHGIPSIRLFARDHISTLFEHLWELGHRTLHCLNAQGHNPEIDRRISHWQTWLEEKGGNGKLWDTPAPPYDDVISHAYQTMRQLVAQRNEIQDAIVCTTQPAALGAIRACYEQGLRIGEDVSICTINNEPTGRYFCPTLTGLEMPDIEDLMTHCFAWFAADHSAWKGPLRIVPEHARLFKGESTGHARVHA; translated from the coding sequence ATGCCCCGTCGACCCATCTTTACCGACGTCATGGACGTACTCGAGCGACGCATCCTCGAGGGCGATTACATGCTCAAAGACCTCCCAGGCGAACGAAAACTCGCCGAGGAAGTCGGCGTCAGCTACATGACCGCACGCAAGGCCGTCCTCGGACTCATCGAGAAAAACGTCCTCACCCGCAAAGACAACGGCGCACTCGCCATCCACCCCCGCTACCACGCCAAACAGTCTCGCTGTCAGGTCGCACTCCTCTCGCCCGCCTACCCCTCCGCCCACTTCATGCACTGCCGGCTCGCCATCTCACGATCCGCCGAGAAACACGACGTCCAGTTCCGGCCCGTCGAGTACATGCACTGGTACGACCCCGCCGTCAAAGAAGCACTCCAGGGATCCGACGGACTCCTCGTCATCCCCAGCACCGAACCCATGCCGCCCCAGGTCCTCAAGGAATTCGCCTCCCACGACCACAAGGTCGTCTTCCTCGACGACGACATGACCGACCATGGCATCCCCTCCATCCGACTCTTCGCACGCGACCACATCTCCACCCTCTTCGAACACCTCTGGGAACTCGGCCACCGCACCCTGCACTGCCTCAACGCACAGGGACACAACCCCGAGATCGACCGACGCATCTCGCACTGGCAGACCTGGCTCGAAGAGAAGGGGGGCAACGGCAAACTCTGGGACACCCCCGCCCCGCCCTACGACGACGTCATCTCCCACGCCTACCAGACCATGCGCCAACTCGTCGCCCAACGCAATGAAATCCAGGACGCCATCGTCTGCACCACACAGCCCGCTGCACTCGGCGCCATCAGAGCTTGCTACGAACAGGGACTCCGCATCGGCGAAGACGTCTCCATCTGCACCATCAACAACGAACCCACCGGCCGATACTTCTGCCCCACACTCACCGGACTCGAAATGCCCGACATCGAAGACCTCATGACCCACTGCTTCGCATGGTTCGCCGCCGATCACTCGGCATGGAAGGGCCCCCTCCGAATCGTCCCCGAGCACGCCCGACTCTTCAAAGGCGAATCCACCGGACACGCACGCGTCCACGCCTGA
- a CDS encoding PEP-CTERM sorting domain-containing protein (PEP-CTERM proteins occur, often in large numbers, in the proteomes of bacteria that also encode an exosortase, a predicted intramembrane cysteine proteinase. The presence of a PEP-CTERM domain at a protein's C-terminus predicts cleavage within the sorting domain, followed by covalent anchoring to some some component of the (usually Gram-negative) cell surface. Many PEP-CTERM proteins exhibit an unusual sequence composition that includes large numbers of potential glycosylation sites. Expression of one such protein has been shown restore the ability of a bacterium to form floc, a type of biofilm.), producing MTATRLLTSCAVALSLGGVASANVVVEDFVDFPGINSYGGNWVDQGDTTEYRIVGNGWGGGFYDVDPNVDAGLNRTAQLTLTVNSYDEPTGAGLGIWLGIATEKPGGVDENFQGSYGVLPGLNVLTFEIPEHMDVTAITFFHLQIDPGTNTANVYDVSFQEIAFTPEPGSAALLALAGVGLIRRR from the coding sequence ATGACAGCAACGCGTCTTCTTACATCTTGTGCGGTGGCCTTGTCGCTTGGCGGCGTGGCTTCTGCGAACGTCGTCGTTGAGGACTTCGTGGATTTCCCGGGCATCAACTCGTATGGCGGCAACTGGGTGGACCAGGGCGATACGACGGAGTACCGGATTGTCGGCAACGGCTGGGGCGGCGGTTTTTATGACGTTGATCCGAACGTTGATGCGGGCCTGAACCGCACGGCGCAGCTGACGCTGACGGTGAACAGCTACGACGAGCCCACGGGTGCGGGCCTTGGTATCTGGCTGGGCATCGCGACGGAGAAGCCGGGCGGTGTGGATGAGAATTTCCAGGGTTCGTATGGCGTGCTGCCGGGCCTGAACGTGCTGACGTTTGAGATTCCCGAGCACATGGACGTGACGGCGATCACGTTCTTCCACCTGCAGATCGACCCGGGCACGAACACGGCGAATGTGTATGACGTGTCGTTCCAGGAGATCGCGTTTACGCCTGAGCCGGGCAGTGCTGCCCTGCTGGCGCTGGCGGGTGTCGGCCTGATCCGTCGTCGCTGA
- a CDS encoding dockerin type I domain-containing protein: protein MLINRTAGIALCAGVGCLLSFTSSAAAQTEVTDFSDFMLEGTYGNWSLGNPFTSGPDDFGVESIGWGGGYYDIDPNVDATGNTVIELDVTVNEADPEAGLGVILVLVDEDITQYNYGQPVGDFEGWFGLLPGESYTLTASVDDNWWVSAQGEDGLLNISDLTYFHLQIDPGANTTEFYDVTFDNLRLVAPTVSVPGDANGDGLVDLLDLSVLASNFEGTDTPYAVEDGDFNGDGLVDLLDLSILASNFNAGGVAAPEPASASLLLLGGLLCRRR from the coding sequence ATGTTGATCAACCGAACCGCTGGGATTGCGTTGTGCGCGGGTGTTGGGTGTCTGCTGAGCTTCACTTCTTCGGCGGCGGCCCAGACGGAGGTCACTGATTTTTCTGATTTCATGTTGGAGGGGACGTACGGGAACTGGAGTCTGGGCAATCCGTTCACGTCGGGCCCGGATGATTTCGGCGTGGAGTCGATCGGCTGGGGCGGCGGCTACTACGACATCGACCCGAACGTTGATGCGACGGGCAACACGGTGATCGAGTTGGACGTGACGGTGAACGAGGCGGATCCGGAGGCGGGTCTGGGTGTGATCCTGGTGCTCGTGGACGAGGACATCACGCAGTACAACTACGGGCAGCCGGTGGGTGATTTCGAGGGATGGTTCGGTCTGTTGCCCGGCGAGAGTTATACGCTGACGGCGTCTGTGGACGACAACTGGTGGGTCTCGGCGCAGGGTGAAGACGGCCTGCTGAACATCTCGGACCTGACTTACTTCCACTTGCAGATCGATCCGGGCGCGAACACGACGGAGTTTTACGATGTGACCTTTGACAATCTGCGTCTGGTGGCTCCGACGGTGTCGGTGCCTGGCGACGCGAACGGCGACGGTCTGGTTGATCTGCTGGACCTGTCGGTGCTGGCGAGCAACTTTGAGGGCACGGATACGCCTTATGCGGTCGAGGATGGTGACTTCAACGGTGACGGGCTGGTGGACCTGCTCGATCTGTCGATCCTGGCGAGCAATTTCAACGCGGGCGGCGTGGCGGCTCCTGAGCCTGCGTCGGCGTCGTTGCTGCTGCTGGGCGGCCTGTTGTGTCGTCGTCGGTGA